In Miscanthus floridulus cultivar M001 chromosome 5, ASM1932011v1, whole genome shotgun sequence, one genomic interval encodes:
- the LOC136453655 gene encoding protein YIP4b-like, with amino-acid sequence MSHNHGDTIPLHPSSAQSDMDEIESLIHAAPSPATVLPARPPSPTRASIPVSSSPAPAPVPTKPPLPAASIPISVSVSPVPASVSVPIGANGFGPPPNTLTEPVWDTVKRDLARIVSNLKLVVFPNPYREDPGKALRDWDLWGPFFFIVFLGLTLSWSASVKKSEVFAVAFAVLAAGAIILTLNVLLLGGHIIFFQSLSLLGYCLFPLDVGALVCMLKDNVILKIVVVAITLAWSSWAAYPFMSAAVNPRRKALALYPVFLMYISVGFLIIAID; translated from the exons ATGTCGCACAACCACGGCGACACGATCCCGCTCCACCCCTCGTCGGCGCAGTCCGACATGGACGAGATCGAGAGCCTCATCCACGCCGCGCCATCCCCGGCCACCGTGCTCCCCGCGCGGCCGCCGTCTCCGACGAGGGCCTCCATCCCCGTATCctcctcgccggcgccggcgcccgtcCCCACGAAGCCGCCTCTCCCCGCCGCCTCCATCCCgatctccgtctccgtctcccccGTTCCCGCGTCCGTCTCTGTCCCCATCGGCGCCAACGGGTTTGGGCCTCCGCCCAACACGCTCACGGAGCCTGTATGGGACACCGTCAAGCGAGACTTAGCACGCATCGTCAGCAATCTCAAGCTCGTCGTCTTCCCCAATCCCTACCGCGAGGACCCCggcaaggcgctcagggactggGACTTGTGGGGtcccttcttcttcatcgtcttcctTGGCCTCACGCTCTCCTGGTCGGCTTCCGTGAAGAAG TCTGAAGTATTTGCTGTTGCATTCGCTGTCCTGGCAGCTGGGGCTATAATTCTGACCTTGAATGTTCTGCTTCTG GGTGGACACATCATCTTCTTCCAAAGCctgagtcttcttggctattgcCTGTTTCCACTGGATGTTGGTGCTCTAGTTTGCATGCTGAAGGACAATGTCATACTTAAGATTGTCGTGGTGGCAATCACATTGGCATGGAGCTCCTGGGCTGCCTATCCATTCATGAGTGCTGCTGTTAACCCAAGGAGAAAAGCTCTGGCCCTGTATCCTGTCTTCCTCATGTATATCTCAGTTGGTTTCCTCataattgccattgattaa